The Kiritimatiellia bacterium genomic interval CAGGTGAATCATGAAACCGGGGCCGCTCGCAACTCTGACGACACGGAAAAAACTGATAAGTCGCCTCACTCCGATGCCTCCCCTCCACCGGAGACAGCAACGGCCAACTCTGTGAAGCCGCCGAACGCAGGCCACGGAGCACCCTCCCCAAGCAAGGGGCTGCCCTCGGAGAACCAAACTTCATCCTCCCCGACCAGCGAATCAGATCCAGCGACCGGCGGCCAATCCAGACCCGGTGGTGTTCCTCCGCCAAACCGCACCTCAAACCCAGGACCAACCTCTGGCGGGGCAGCGCCCCGTGGGGAGTACACGGTCGTTGTGATCACAACTGAGGACCCCCACGAAGTTCGTATGTTCTATGATTTTCTAGCGGAACTGGAGAAGCACTGGGTCACTTAGACGAGGTCGAATTCATAGGGCTCCGAACCTTAAGCAACGTAAGACTTGGATTTGGATCCGCAGGAAGTGCTGCAGCCTCGTTTGCGGAGGGGTGAAGAGGCAATATCCGCTTGGCCTTCTCTCACCTCCGCTACGCTGCACGGGCTGTCGGCCGCGCCGGAAAAACCGAGAACCCCAGAGGCCTATGTTCCGTTCCCCACCCTTCGCTTGTCGGCGACTTCATCGCGGATCGCCTGGAGGTAGCCGAAGCCATGCTCCACCTCGGGCTCGAGGAAGCCTCCCTCCGTCCACTCGTTCCAGGCGTAAACCGTCACAATCCGCCGACCTGGGGGGTGCCGCTGCGCGCGAGTGATGGCTTCATGCAATGCCACCCGGAACGCCACGGGCGTGTTGTCCACCAGCACCGCTCCGTGCGGATACGGCCCGCCGGCTAGCGGCCGATCCGGCGGCACCCGCGGCGTCGAGTCCCACCCCACCGTGACGTTGGGGAAATGGGGAACCTCCAGGTTCGCCCACCGGCGATCCCAGCTTCTAAAGTACGCCGCGGCCGCCGCATCGTAGCGCGCGGCCGGAAATGACCCCCTCATCACCTCAAAAACGGCGGGCTCATGAATCCAAACGTAACCAGTCACACTGTCCGCACCCAGCGAGCGCACAACACGTGCCGGATCGGCCTGTTTGACCAGCTGGTAATCCACCAGGTTCAGGTGAATCTCCCCCAACCCCGCCGCGCGCACGCGCGCCCGCCACGCCTCCAGCGCCTCGCGCGCCGCCGCTTCTCCCCCCAATCCCCTCACGAACGTCGCCACCTCGTAGATGCTAAAATACAGCGCGCCATTTACCCGCCAGTAGGTTGGTGCGGTGAAATATCGCATCGCAACATGCGCGGCCATTCGCTCAAACTCGTCCCGCGGCACCGCGCCCCGGTGAGGCGGCGTCGTGCGCAGGTCATGGTTCGCCCACATCAGCGCAAACCGCAAACGTTCGCGATTGGTCGCCCCCAGGTACCCCTCCTCCAGCGCCCGCTCGAGATACGGTCCGGACGCGGTCCAGTACCAACAGAAAATCCACGCGGACACCCCGTGGTCTGCCGCCGCGTCAATTTTGCGGGCCATGACCACGGGATCCGCTTCGTCTTCCATCCCCCAGAGCGGTCGTCTGGGCTGACGGTGCCCGGGAAAGCGCGGCACCGCCCGCTGAAGAGTGCCCCATTCACCGAAGACTTCGTTCGTGCCCACCTGCCGCCGGTGCCAGTTCGGGAAATAGTACGCCGCCACTTGAACGCCCGCCGACTCCGCGGTCGCGGCGTCCCGAACGGCCGAGGTCTCACTTGGCTCCGCTGCGCCGGCGAGCAGCGCGCCCCCGCACACGATCCCCAGCGTCCAACGCTCGGACGATCCGCGCTTTGAGCTCGCCCATCTTTGGACCGGATCGCCCCTGCGCACCGCCCGTGCTCGCGGTAACCGGACAACCGCCAGCAGTGCGCACCTCATTTTCGCCGGGCCGCCGGCTGCTGCACATGACGTTCCGCCGCGCGGCGCTGTGGCTGCGACGCGTTGCCATCGTTCCAGCGAGGATCCTCCCACCGCGGCGGCCGCATTTGCGCATTCCAGCGATCCCATAGCGCCTGCAGCTCGCTCACCAACTCCGGCTTCGCGGCTGCCAGGTCCTTCGCCTCACCGGGATCTTCCTTCAGGTTGAAGAGCCGCACCGGTTCATTGAGCCCCGCCTTCACCAGTTTCCAGTCGCCCCGGCGCACCGCGAATTGAACGCCGAACCGCCAGTACAACGCCTCGCGATCTAGCCGGTCGGTTTTTCCCTCCAACAGCGGCAACAAGTTGACACCATCGAGTTGCCACTCGGGTTGGATCGGCACGCCTGCCGCCGCCAGCGCCGTGGGCAACACGTCCAGCTGAATCACCGGCACGTCGAGCACCCGCCCGCCCGGAATCCGGCCCGGCCACTGCACCAACCACGTGACGCGGATTCCGCCCTCGTAGAGCAGCCACTTGCGCCCCCGAAGGCCGCCCATCTCCGCCAGCAGCGAGGCTCCGCCATTGTCGCTGATGCAAAACACC includes:
- a CDS encoding glycoside hydrolase family 99-like domain-containing protein, with product MCGGALLAGAAEPSETSAVRDAATAESAGVQVAAYYFPNWHRRQVGTNEVFGEWGTLQRAVPRFPGHRQPRRPLWGMEDEADPVVMARKIDAAADHGVSAWIFCWYWTASGPYLERALEEGYLGATNRERLRFALMWANHDLRTTPPHRGAVPRDEFERMAAHVAMRYFTAPTYWRVNGALYFSIYEVATFVRGLGGEAAAREALEAWRARVRAAGLGEIHLNLVDYQLVKQADPARVVRSLGADSVTGYVWIHEPAVFEVMRGSFPAARYDAAAAAYFRSWDRRWANLEVPHFPNVTVGWDSTPRVPPDRPLAGGPYPHGAVLVDNTPVAFRVALHEAITRAQRHPPGRRIVTVYAWNEWTEGGFLEPEVEHGFGYLQAIRDEVADKRRVGNGT